Genomic window (Amaranthus tricolor cultivar Red isolate AtriRed21 chromosome 7, ASM2621246v1, whole genome shotgun sequence):
CTATAAGAAATTTCATCTAACACTATGGTCTCATTTGTATTTGTGAAAGCTTTAATGTGAGAAATATATTCTTGGTTTTGTAAATCCTTTTCCATTGCTTTCATGTTCATTGGAACAAAGACCCTTAGTGACGGGTGTGTGTTTGTGAAAAACCTTTCAAGTTATCATGTAACTTGTGGGTAAATCATTTGGAGAAGAGAAATGGGGTTATGGAAGTCGAGGCTTACATGGATTTGATCTGATTGGGATTTTAGTATTGTATGTTACTGTTTTTTCCTGTTATATATGCATTCAAACTTTCTACACTATGATCTTTTAATCAAGAATCATGTTAATATATTGAGTTATTTCTTTCATACGTCTACCGTGCTTTTTGATCATATCATATCTATTTTCCATGAGAAAGTGGGAACGAGTAGAGAGGGCAATAAATATCAAGTTGCCTATGTGAAATGATGTTGGTTCAGTCAATttagtgagaaaaaaaaatattttgaatatggGACTTCTGATTTGTACCAAAAATTATGTAAGAAATTGGTGCCGTTATTTTGAAACTTTTTGAAAAGGAATATAGTTTCAATTTAAAAGAAATGGATGTAAATGCTACTCATTTTCTAACTCTTCCACTATAGATTAATTACTTAGTGGACCAGTCCTTCGTATCTGATGAAGGCTTTAATAGGTTCAGTTATCTTAATCCCAGCATTTTTTTGACAGTGCAAAGGAGAAGACCAGTGTTTATGCCTGTGATTGTAGTGTTGAGGCACTTGAGAGAGCTATGCAGAATATTGCTGATGCCGATATTGAAAATGTCATATATCGCTACCATCAATTCTGCTGCGATTTCTCTGTAGCTCAGTTTCCGAAGTGGTTGGCGTGTGATTTATGTCGGACCAAGCGGGTAGAAAAGTCGTTACCTTACTACACATGCATAAAATAtggtgattttatttttaggctTTCAATATAATATATGATCGAAAAATGTTGTTCATTATGTTGCATGCTAAGCATTTCCCTGTTTGTGGTTTTACAGAAGTCAATGAGAGTGAAGGAACACTAACTAGTTCGCCTCCCAACAAAGATGGTCGGTGTTGCCTTGGTGGAGTGGACTTTTTGACATTGGTATGTGTCATTTTTAAGCACCTTGCATTGATTCCTAACAAATCAAAACATTGTCCAAACACTCCTGTTGTTGGGCATCTTAGAAACCCAAAATACACTCAGAATTTAGTTCATTGAGGCATATGATATAGAGAGGAGTCACAATTTATATGATTTCGGAAGAATGCTTCATTTAAGAATGCAGTTCATCTGGGGTTGAAAATAAACCAATCAGTTGCCATATAAAATTTTGGAAAATAGATACTTGTATAATGTACTATTTACCTTTTGATAGAACTTGATTTGGTAGGAGGTTCCAAGTTTTTAAGATCTTGTGATGTTATTTAACATCATAGTTGAAAGTGATTGGAGATTGTGTATTCTAATTAGgagtgttcaaaaccggatactgGGTCGACTCGGATTCGAAAATCTGGTTTTTGGATACCTATAAATGCGACCTGGTTCCGACCTGGATTAAACGGGGGATCCGGAATTCAGATACCCGGTTTAATTCGAGTCAGATCCAGAACCCGGTTTTAttagaatgtttttttattttttatttttttgtctttttgtcgTTCAACCATACGTTTGTTTATctctatttttacttaaaatatttcttatataaaattcaaatacaaattctctaaaaatatttaacttaattagtcataaaagattaattgagaaaattaaataataatattattgttcaTTGGTTTAAGTAAGAACAATCTAACTCTCTAAAAATATTCAACCCAAGGTTAGCTTAAGAGATACCATCATCATTTTATTTacgaaaaaaagtaaaaaattaaataaataaataaaaccagaTACCGGATATCCAGTTTCCAAAAATATGTGACCCGGATCCGGTATTCGATTTAAAAACTAGGTACCCGATTTGGATTATCCGGTTTTAGAATCCGGATCGGATATTTCGGATCGGGTTATTATGAACACCCCTAATTCTAATGATAGTAGTAGTATCTGGCTCTGCATTTAAAATCAAAGGAATATAAAATAGCTGcgttaaacaattaaatgtccGAAAATAGCTATCCCTTCATGATCAACAAATGAATTGAAGTTACAGCAGCTTTGAACTGTCTTTTTTCTTTGCTCTTGTATTCTTTCtgtaacaataagaataagatggGTGTATCCGGGAATTATAATCTGATAATACTTCGTTTAACTGTCTCTTGACTAGATATTTACACTATCCGCTGTTTCACCCGAGAGGATGATGACTGCAGTCAGGGAATGCTTTTCTGTATTAAAGCCAGGCGGCCTGCTCCTTTTCAGAGATTATGGTACTGCTTCTTTCCAAGAGTTTCATATTTTGAAAGCAGCATATAATACCCATTTTAATCTTCaattttccaaaaaatgttATTAAGCTAATTCTTGCTTGTAAGTGTACTTTTGGTGGATGGTATTAAacagtggtaatgagaatgaaaactgGTGTAATTTTAGtcgaaaaatctcttggctaccttgatggtcatgcttgttcaacttcaatcatctcattttcttcataaaatttgttccaatgcattaccattgggagaggtgttataaaatggtaatggaaatttgtaccaagaaaaaatactttttatgatcaaagtttcattaccatagaAATGAAAtggaatttttgatgaaattttacactataaaatcattctcattaccaccgtttataaccactaaccaaacgggcagTTAAgttttttaacactaaaattgaTAAGCTGATGAGAATTAATGATGGTTTGCACTTTGCAGGTCTTTATGACATGACCATGCTTAGATTTGAACCGGAGAAAAGAGTGGGTTTTAGGCATTATATGCGTGCGGATGGAACGCTCTCTTacttctttgatttggtttgtgcGAGGGATCTTTTTGTTGGTGTTGGCTTCATTGAGGTATAAACGTTTTTCATCATATCCGTCGTTTGGATCACTATTATCGTGTACGgtatatatgatatatttaatttttaaactgTAGATATATTGTTTAAGCCGTAgatatatgattttaatttttaaacaatACTGATCATCTCTAAACGAAAAAATCAAAGATGGTAAATTACGAGATATTGGAGAATAAAAAGTGCACAACATATGTATAGTCGTAGATCTAAAGTTTTatgcaaattcaaaaaaatcaaaaatagtaGATTGTGAGAGATCGGAGCATCAACAATACAAAATAGATATTGTTAATTAAGTAGCCATGAAAATAGTAAGAGGGAAGGGGCATGTACATAGAGAAAAGGAGATATGGTTGGCCTTCAATAGAAAAGTTAAAATAGTAAGAGGAAAGGGGCATGTACACGGAAAACAACGAGGTTATTTTcgaaattaaataattacgatgAGGATAATTTtggaattaaaagttaaaatgagttagtttcatcaaaaatatgattaaattagacaaataaaagaaaacaaagggaGGATATTGCAACAAAATTTACTTCCTACTATAAAAgtcatattttttctttt
Coding sequences:
- the LOC130817494 gene encoding uncharacterized protein LOC130817494 gives rise to the protein MSIEKSVAADEYHSKDFDWEDLRRDIESDPSFSFHLSPFLQSSSPSSDSQAWSHFHSRHSTGKFFKERRYLLKEFPDLLSCDDYSKVLEVGCGNGSTVLPILRAKEKTSVYACDCSVEALERAMQNIADADIENVIYRYHQFCCDFSVAQFPKWLACDLCRTKRVEKSLPYYTCIKYEVNESEGTLTSSPPNKDGRCCLGGVDFLTLIFTLSAVSPERMMTAVRECFSVLKPGGLLLFRDYGLYDMTMLRFEPEKRVGFRHYMRADGTLSYFFDLVCARDLFVGVGFIELELEYCCVKSVNRRKGKSMRRVWVHGKFQKPS